From Pseudomonas sp. G.S.17, the proteins below share one genomic window:
- a CDS encoding arabinose transporter, producing MTQQSSEHSSAPAALAPSVINVLLKLLPITAAVFVSFLIIGMQLPVLPLHLHNTLDMNTLVVGLVIGVQFAAALLSRSWAGNFADMRGAKRAMLTGILVAASSGLLYLASLAFVDVPVISVWILLAGRVVLALGESLIVTGSMGWGVGLVGPQNAGKVMAWIGIAMYAAFALGAPLGVVVNGEWGFGGIAVATSMIPLLALAIVAGAQGVPPTSQRRTSFFKVLSAVWVPGLGLACSSVGFGVITAFVALLFAAKDWGNASLAFTAFGLAFIGARIFFGHLPDSIGGAKVALVCVIIEAAGQLLIWGADSPLMAYLGAALTGFGYSLAFPGFGVEAIKRAPPQSRSLAMGAYVAFLDISLGISIPLAGVLAGVAGVASVYLAGAATVALSVGVALILLCKAQGGGRQA from the coding sequence ATGACACAACAAAGCAGCGAGCATTCTTCGGCTCCGGCAGCACTCGCGCCTTCGGTTATCAATGTGCTGCTGAAATTGCTGCCCATTACCGCCGCCGTATTTGTCAGCTTTCTAATCATTGGTATGCAACTGCCGGTGCTGCCGCTGCACCTGCACAACACCTTAGACATGAACACGTTGGTGGTCGGTCTGGTGATCGGCGTGCAGTTCGCTGCGGCGCTGTTGTCGCGGTCCTGGGCCGGAAACTTTGCCGATATGCGCGGCGCCAAGCGCGCCATGCTCACCGGTATTCTGGTCGCGGCGAGCTCAGGATTGCTCTATCTGGCGTCGCTGGCATTTGTGGACGTGCCGGTGATTTCGGTGTGGATTTTGCTCGCCGGGCGCGTGGTGCTGGCCTTGGGCGAAAGCCTGATCGTGACCGGCTCAATGGGCTGGGGCGTCGGGTTGGTGGGGCCGCAGAACGCTGGCAAGGTCATGGCCTGGATTGGCATTGCGATGTACGCCGCTTTTGCGCTGGGTGCGCCCCTCGGCGTGGTGGTCAATGGCGAATGGGGTTTTGGCGGGATTGCAGTGGCGACGTCAATGATTCCGCTGCTGGCGTTGGCAATCGTGGCGGGGGCGCAAGGCGTCCCACCCACCAGCCAGCGGCGCACCTCGTTTTTCAAGGTGTTGAGCGCGGTTTGGGTGCCCGGCCTGGGCCTGGCATGTTCCAGCGTCGGCTTCGGTGTGATTACCGCTTTTGTGGCGCTGCTGTTTGCCGCCAAAGACTGGGGCAATGCATCGTTGGCGTTTACTGCGTTTGGCCTGGCGTTTATCGGCGCGCGCATTTTCTTCGGTCATCTGCCAGACAGCATCGGCGGTGCCAAGGTGGCGTTGGTCTGCGTGATCATTGAAGCAGCAGGGCAGTTGCTGATCTGGGGCGCGGATTCTCCCTTGATGGCTTATCTGGGCGCGGCACTGACCGGCTTCGGGTATTCACTGGCGTTTCCCGGTTTTGGTGTTGAGGCAATAAAACGGGCACCACCGCAGTCGCGCAGCCTGGCAATGGGCGCCTACGTTGCGTTTCTGGACATCTCGTTGGGGATCAGCATTCCGCTGGCCGGTGTCCTGGCGGGTGTGGCGGGGGTTGCTTCGGTGTATCTGGCGGGAGCCGCTACGGTTGCCCTGTCGGTGGGCGTGGCGTTGATACTGCTTTGCAAAGCGCAGGGAGGAGGGCGTCAGGCTTGA
- a CDS encoding SDR family oxidoreductase, which translates to MHVFVTGATGWVGSDVGKDLLNAGYLVTGLARSEDKAKALAATGAKVLRATLDDLDKLRRAAWMADAVIHTAFNHDFSRFAENCQQDRQVIEALENSLKGSDCPLLVTSGLSGLPRGATEAQQPNSASPRQSEAAARSLAERGIRAATVRLAPSVHGAGDHGFLPILIRLARETGVSAYIGDGQNCWSGVCRTDAAQVYRLVLEQGVTSAAYHAVADEAVPFKAIAEVIGRRLGLPVESREPAHFGWFATMAGADMTVSSAHTRALLGWTPSGPDLLTDLDQPAYFAL; encoded by the coding sequence GGTGACAGGGCTGGCCCGTTCCGAGGACAAGGCAAAAGCGCTGGCAGCCACGGGCGCTAAGGTGCTGCGGGCTACGCTCGATGACCTGGACAAACTGCGCCGTGCTGCCTGGATGGCAGACGCGGTCATCCACACCGCTTTCAATCATGACTTTTCGAGATTTGCCGAGAACTGCCAGCAAGACCGGCAAGTGATCGAAGCGTTGGAAAACTCCTTGAAAGGTTCCGACTGCCCGCTGCTTGTTACTTCAGGGTTGTCCGGGCTGCCCCGGGGTGCAACCGAGGCGCAACAACCCAACTCGGCATCCCCACGCCAGTCCGAAGCCGCCGCCAGATCCCTGGCCGAGCGCGGCATACGTGCGGCGACGGTGCGGCTTGCGCCCTCGGTGCATGGTGCAGGCGACCATGGTTTCCTGCCCATCCTGATCCGGCTGGCCCGGGAGACGGGCGTATCGGCTTACATCGGTGACGGACAAAACTGCTGGTCCGGTGTTTGTCGAACGGACGCCGCGCAGGTCTATCGGTTGGTCCTGGAGCAGGGTGTCACTTCGGCGGCGTATCACGCGGTCGCTGACGAAGCCGTGCCGTTCAAGGCCATTGCCGAGGTCATTGGGCGACGACTCGGCTTGCCGGTGGAGTCCAGAGAGCCAGCCCACTTTGGCTGGTTCGCCACGATGGCCGGGGCCGACATGACGGTGTCCAGCGCCCACACGCGAGCATTGCTTGGCTGGACACCCAGCGGCCCCGACCTGCTGACGGACCTTGATCAACCTGCCTATTTCGCCCTCTGA